The following proteins are co-located in the Noviherbaspirillum sp. UKPF54 genome:
- the fabD gene encoding ACP S-malonyltransferase: MTKFAFVFPGQGSQAIGMLNGFADNAAVRQTVVEASEALDFDLGKLIAEGPKEELDLTTNTQPVMLTAAVAFYRAWLAAGGGVPAVVAGHSLGEYSALVAAGVIAFKDAVPLVRFRAQAMQEAVPVGQGGMAAILGLSDDEVRAACAEAAQGEVVEAVNFNAPAQVVIAGHKAAVERACSAAKEKGAKRALPLPVSAPFHSSLLKPASDRLREYMAKLTFAAPQIPLINNVDVAIAQDVNNIKDALVRQAASPVRWVETVQKMAADGVTHVVECGPGKVLAGLTKRINGELAGEAITDQASLDKVMELLK; this comes from the coding sequence ATGACCAAATTCGCATTTGTTTTTCCTGGCCAAGGCTCGCAAGCTATCGGCATGTTGAACGGTTTTGCAGACAATGCAGCCGTCAGGCAGACCGTGGTCGAGGCATCTGAAGCATTGGATTTCGATCTCGGCAAGCTCATTGCCGAAGGTCCGAAAGAAGAGCTCGACCTGACCACGAACACGCAGCCGGTCATGTTGACCGCCGCAGTTGCCTTTTACCGTGCCTGGCTGGCTGCCGGCGGCGGTGTACCTGCCGTCGTTGCCGGCCATAGCCTGGGTGAATACTCGGCGCTGGTAGCCGCTGGTGTTATCGCCTTCAAGGATGCCGTACCGCTGGTGCGTTTCCGCGCCCAGGCCATGCAGGAGGCGGTGCCGGTGGGGCAGGGCGGTATGGCTGCAATCCTCGGTCTGTCCGACGACGAGGTGCGTGCAGCCTGTGCGGAGGCTGCGCAAGGAGAAGTTGTCGAAGCCGTGAATTTCAATGCGCCGGCGCAAGTAGTTATTGCAGGGCATAAGGCAGCGGTTGAGCGTGCATGCAGTGCTGCCAAGGAAAAAGGCGCAAAGCGCGCGCTACCGCTTCCGGTATCGGCCCCATTCCATTCTTCCCTGCTGAAACCGGCTTCGGATCGCCTGCGTGAATATATGGCCAAGTTGACGTTTGCGGCGCCCCAAATTCCATTGATTAACAACGTTGATGTTGCCATTGCGCAGGATGTCAATAACATCAAGGATGCCTTGGTGCGTCAGGCGGCGAGTCCTGTGCGCTGGGTTGAAACGGTGCAAAAAATGGCGGCCGACGGAGTTACGCATGTAGTCGAATGCGGCCCTGGAAAAGTCTTGGCAGGGCTAACCAAGCGAATTAATGGTGAACTGGCTGGCGAAGCAATTACCGACCAGGCGTCGCTGGATAAAGTAATGGAGTTGCTCAAGTGA
- the fabG gene encoding 3-oxoacyl-ACP reductase FabG — MNLNNQVALVTGASRGIGRAIAQELARQGAKVVGTATSESGAAAITEYLSAVVSDCGKGVVLNVTDAERCGEVVEQVQKEFGGLSILVNNAGITQDQLAMRMKEEEWDAVIATNLTAVARLSRAVLRGMMKAKHGRIINITSVVGSAGNPGQMNYAAAKAGVAGMSRALAREIGSRNITVNCVAPGFIDTDMTRELGEQQTSALMQQIPLGRFGQPEDIAAAVAFLASPQAGYITGTTLHVNGGMYMS, encoded by the coding sequence GTGAATCTGAATAATCAAGTCGCGCTGGTTACCGGTGCATCTCGGGGTATCGGTCGCGCAATTGCACAAGAGCTTGCGAGGCAAGGCGCCAAGGTCGTTGGTACCGCAACGTCCGAATCCGGGGCGGCGGCGATTACCGAATATCTGTCGGCAGTAGTGTCGGATTGCGGCAAGGGCGTCGTGCTGAATGTGACCGATGCGGAGCGTTGCGGCGAGGTGGTCGAGCAGGTGCAGAAGGAGTTCGGTGGATTGTCGATCCTGGTGAATAATGCTGGTATCACGCAAGACCAGCTTGCCATGCGCATGAAAGAGGAAGAGTGGGATGCCGTGATCGCCACTAATTTGACGGCGGTTGCGCGGCTTTCGCGCGCGGTCTTGCGCGGCATGATGAAGGCCAAGCACGGACGTATCATTAATATCACGTCGGTAGTCGGCTCGGCCGGCAATCCGGGGCAAATGAATTATGCCGCCGCTAAGGCCGGAGTGGCTGGCATGAGTCGCGCGCTGGCGCGCGAAATCGGCAGCCGCAACATTACCGTCAATTGCGTCGCGCCGGGGTTCATCGATACCGACATGACGCGGGAGTTGGGCGAGCAGCAGACATCAGCGTTGATGCAACAGATTCCGCTCGGCCGTTTCGGTCAGCCGGAAGATATCGCTGCTGCGGTCGCTTTCCTTGCCTCGCCTCAAGCGGGGTACATCACTGGCACCACATTGCATGTCAATGGCGGCATGTACATGAGTTAG
- the acpP gene encoding acyl carrier protein, whose translation MSDIEQRVKKIVAEQLGVAEADIKNESSFVDDLGADSLDTVELVMALEDEFEMEIPDEQAEKITTVQQAIDYAKAHVKA comes from the coding sequence ATGTCCGATATCGAACAACGCGTTAAGAAAATCGTCGCTGAGCAACTGGGTGTAGCTGAAGCCGACATCAAGAACGAGTCCTCGTTCGTCGACGATCTTGGCGCTGATTCGCTTGACACCGTTGAGCTGGTAATGGCCCTCGAAGACGAATTCGAGATGGAGATCCCGGACGAGCAGGCCGAGAAGATCACCACTGTGCAGCAGGCGATCGACTACGCCAAGGCGCACGTCAAGGCCTAA
- the fabF gene encoding beta-ketoacyl-ACP synthase II, with the protein MSRSRERRVVVTGLGCVSPVGNTVADSWGALIEGKSGIATITKFDATPFSTHFAGEVKGFNIEDYIPGKEARHMDTFIHYGMAAGIQAVQDSGLAITDENADRIGVIIGSGIGGLPMIEETHAELTNRGPRRISPFFVPASIINMISGHLSIKYGLKGPNLALVTACTTGLHCIGAAARMIEYGDADVMVAGGAESTVSPLGLGGFAAARALSARNDDPATASRPWDKDRDGFVLGEGAGVMVLEEYEHAKARGAKIYAEVLGFGMSADAYHMTAPREDGDGARRCMIAAMNNAQINADQVDYVNAHGTSTPLGDIAETVAIKRALGERAKSVVVNSTKSMTGHLLGGAGGLESVFTVLAVHNQVSPPTINIFNQDPACDLDYCANTARNMPINIAVKNSFGFGGTNGTLIFGKV; encoded by the coding sequence TTGAGCCGCTCACGTGAACGTCGCGTCGTAGTGACTGGTCTCGGATGCGTTTCCCCCGTTGGCAATACCGTTGCCGATTCGTGGGGCGCGCTGATCGAAGGCAAATCCGGCATTGCGACCATCACCAAATTTGACGCCACGCCTTTCTCCACGCATTTTGCGGGTGAGGTAAAGGGCTTCAATATCGAGGATTACATTCCCGGTAAAGAGGCGCGCCATATGGACACCTTCATCCACTACGGCATGGCTGCGGGGATCCAGGCAGTCCAAGACAGTGGTCTGGCGATAACTGATGAAAATGCCGATAGAATCGGCGTCATCATCGGCTCCGGCATCGGCGGCCTGCCGATGATCGAAGAAACTCATGCAGAGCTGACCAATCGTGGTCCGCGCCGCATCAGTCCTTTCTTCGTTCCGGCGTCGATCATCAATATGATCTCCGGTCACCTGTCAATCAAATACGGCCTGAAGGGGCCGAATCTGGCGCTAGTCACCGCGTGCACCACCGGCTTGCATTGCATCGGTGCGGCAGCTCGCATGATTGAGTACGGCGATGCCGACGTCATGGTGGCAGGCGGCGCGGAATCGACCGTTTCGCCGCTGGGCTTGGGGGGCTTTGCCGCAGCGCGCGCGCTGTCGGCACGTAATGACGATCCCGCAACCGCATCCCGTCCGTGGGATAAGGATCGTGATGGCTTTGTGCTGGGCGAAGGCGCGGGCGTCATGGTGCTCGAAGAATACGAGCACGCGAAAGCACGTGGCGCGAAGATTTATGCTGAAGTACTTGGATTTGGCATGAGCGCAGATGCTTACCATATGACCGCCCCGCGGGAAGATGGTGACGGTGCCCGCCGCTGCATGATCGCGGCGATGAATAATGCGCAGATCAATGCGGATCAGGTCGACTACGTCAACGCACATGGCACGTCCACGCCGCTTGGCGATATTGCCGAAACGGTTGCGATCAAGCGAGCCCTGGGCGAACGGGCCAAGAGTGTGGTGGTGAACTCCACCAAATCGATGACTGGCCATTTGCTGGGCGGTGCAGGCGGTTTGGAGTCGGTATTTACCGTATTGGCAGTGCATAACCAAGTATCTCCGCCCACCATCAACATCTTCAATCAAGATCCGGCATGCGATCTCGATTACTGCGCAAACACGGCGCGCAATATGCCTATCAATATCGCGGTTAAGAATTCGTTCGGTTTTGGCGGTACGAACGGCACTCTCATCTTCGGTAAGGTGTAA
- a CDS encoding protein YgfX, whose translation MSIAVSAIVRPSRILFAMVGAMCAIVAAIGIAIVFDTIGSLTLLSRTLFGATIIFLSVFGFYHGVRYRKILHIDISSAGQFRLAEVDSASPCAATNWPHVGSHEAVVALLKDSTIWPFMLLLRLQAESGKITTVPILPDSVSRDSFRALSVACRWVAARSEFQE comes from the coding sequence ATGTCTATCGCGGTGTCCGCCATAGTACGCCCGTCACGGATTCTCTTCGCGATGGTCGGTGCTATGTGCGCGATCGTCGCTGCCATCGGCATTGCCATCGTTTTTGACACGATTGGAAGCCTCACCCTGTTGTCACGTACGTTGTTCGGCGCCACCATCATTTTCCTCTCAGTTTTTGGGTTTTATCATGGTGTCCGGTATCGAAAAATCTTACATATTGATATCTCCAGTGCAGGGCAGTTTCGCCTCGCTGAAGTTGATTCTGCAAGCCCTTGTGCGGCCACAAATTGGCCGCATGTAGGAAGCCATGAAGCGGTGGTGGCTTTGTTGAAGGATTCAACTATTTGGCCATTCATGCTGTTGCTTCGCTTGCAGGCCGAAAGCGGGAAAATAACGACCGTACCGATTTTGCCCGATAGCGTTTCGCGGGACAGCTTTCGGGCGCTGTCCGTGGCGTGTCGTTGGGTGGCCGCACGTAGTGAGTTTCAGGAATAA
- the rpoE gene encoding RNA polymerase sigma factor RpoE, with protein sequence MTTERDIDQLLVERVQRGDKKAFELLVTKYQRKLMRLVSRLVRDQAEAEDVVQEAFIKAYRALPQFRGDSAFYTWLYRIGINTAKNYLVTQGRRAPTSTEADAEEAETFDDGEHLRDINTPESMLATKQIAETVNVAMDALPDELRIAITLREIEGLSYDEIAEAMGCPIGTVRSRIFRAREAIAEKLRPLLGTAIDKRW encoded by the coding sequence TTGACGACAGAACGCGATATTGACCAACTGCTTGTCGAGCGCGTGCAGCGCGGCGATAAAAAGGCGTTCGAGCTGTTGGTGACCAAGTATCAGAGGAAACTGATGCGGCTCGTGTCGCGGCTTGTGCGCGACCAGGCGGAGGCGGAGGACGTGGTGCAGGAAGCGTTTATCAAGGCTTACCGCGCATTGCCTCAGTTCCGTGGCGACTCGGCGTTTTATACCTGGTTGTACCGGATTGGAATTAATACTGCGAAGAACTACTTGGTGACGCAGGGGCGCCGTGCACCTACATCGACCGAAGCGGATGCCGAGGAGGCTGAGACGTTTGATGACGGCGAACACCTCAGGGATATCAATACGCCCGAATCGATGCTCGCCACCAAGCAAATCGCCGAAACGGTAAATGTGGCTATGGACGCACTGCCTGACGAGTTGCGCATTGCAATTACATTGCGTGAAATTGAAGGGTTGAGCTACGATGAAATTGCGGAGGCGATGGGATGTCCAATAGGTACTGTGCGCAGTCGGATATTTCGTGCACGTGAGGCGATCGCGGAAAAGTTAAGGCCGTTGCTCGGAACCGCAATCGACAAGCGCTGGTAG
- a CDS encoding sigma-E factor negative regulatory protein, with translation MKMNEMTGERISAFADAEYNDSQVDLVLATLRHPEGKAAWDIYHQIGDVLRSDDMAVSLSPGFAARMAARLDAEPTIIAPMDGQKQHADDIDVAQVAAKARTARRWAIPGAIAAAAAAAAAFFVTPQMMLALNGKTTEAGPSSAVASAGFSGKTAVLPADMEQGGVITASAPDGVVLRDSRIDDYLLAHQRFSPSVFSTAQYARSATFANDSNK, from the coding sequence ATGAAAATGAATGAAATGACAGGGGAACGGATTTCTGCATTTGCCGATGCCGAGTACAACGATTCGCAGGTGGATCTCGTGTTGGCGACGCTACGTCACCCTGAAGGAAAGGCTGCATGGGACATCTACCACCAGATCGGAGATGTGTTGCGTTCGGACGACATGGCGGTTTCGCTAAGCCCTGGATTTGCAGCGCGCATGGCTGCGCGCCTTGATGCAGAACCTACCATCATCGCCCCAATGGACGGCCAAAAGCAGCATGCAGATGACATTGATGTCGCGCAGGTGGCAGCGAAGGCTCGCACTGCCAGACGATGGGCAATACCGGGCGCCATTGCTGCTGCCGCAGCAGCCGCGGCAGCATTTTTCGTTACGCCACAGATGATGCTGGCATTAAACGGAAAGACCACTGAAGCAGGTCCGTCATCTGCCGTCGCGTCAGCGGGTTTCTCTGGGAAGACTGCAGTTCTTCCCGCCGACATGGAGCAGGGGGGCGTTATTACAGCGTCCGCACCAGACGGTGTCGTATTGCGCGATTCGCGTATCGATGACTATCTGTTGGCCCATCAACGTTTTTCACCCTCGGTGTTCAGCACCGCTCAATACGCACGTTCGGCGACATTTGCAAACGATTCCAATAAATGA
- a CDS encoding MucB/RseB C-terminal domain-containing protein gives MRQTFGLFKFVVAFSLLFACSANAENAEPQSEKREALTWLKKIQSAAQKLNYSGTFVYQQANQMRTSRITHVLDGKNELEKLEILDGKPREYIRNNEEVICYVPEAKTLLVEKRITHDIFPAILAINPSDVTEFYNVRKEVAGRVAGRDCQSILLEPNDNLRYGYRLWADKSTGLLLRAQTLNEKHEVVEQIAFTEVSIGNVDRTRVRSNYPNTNGWHVENAIMTQVNLSGWTVKSLPPGFRKIREVKRMVSDVSASTTTSDGSRMSAQPSQREVAQMVFSDGLAAISVFIEPGTQSRTEGSMQQGAMNIIGKRYGDFWLTIVGEVPSAAIRQVANSIEFKSK, from the coding sequence ATGCGGCAAACATTCGGTTTATTTAAGTTTGTCGTTGCCTTTTCGCTTCTCTTTGCATGTTCGGCAAACGCCGAAAATGCTGAACCTCAATCCGAAAAGCGGGAAGCCTTAACCTGGCTGAAGAAGATCCAGTCCGCAGCGCAAAAACTTAATTATTCCGGCACCTTTGTGTATCAGCAGGCAAACCAGATGCGAACATCACGCATCACTCATGTGCTTGATGGGAAAAACGAGCTTGAAAAGCTCGAAATACTTGATGGTAAGCCACGGGAGTACATTCGTAATAACGAAGAAGTAATTTGCTACGTACCGGAAGCAAAAACCTTGCTGGTCGAAAAGCGTATAACGCATGACATATTTCCTGCCATTCTGGCGATCAATCCTTCCGATGTCACAGAGTTCTATAACGTCAGGAAAGAGGTTGCGGGACGCGTCGCCGGCAGGGATTGTCAGTCGATTCTGCTGGAACCAAACGATAACCTTCGTTACGGTTACCGTCTATGGGCAGATAAATCGACCGGATTGTTGTTGCGGGCCCAGACACTCAACGAAAAACATGAGGTTGTTGAGCAGATTGCATTTACAGAAGTTTCGATTGGCAACGTTGATCGCACTCGAGTCAGGTCGAATTATCCAAACACCAATGGCTGGCATGTAGAGAATGCCATCATGACTCAGGTAAATCTTTCTGGTTGGACTGTGAAGTCGTTACCGCCAGGATTCCGTAAAATACGGGAGGTCAAGCGCATGGTGTCCGATGTATCCGCGTCGACGACTACCTCGGACGGGTCTCGCATGAGCGCGCAACCCAGCCAGCGTGAAGTGGCACAAATGGTGTTTTCGGATGGTCTTGCCGCAATTTCCGTATTCATCGAACCCGGGACGCAAAGCCGCACCGAAGGTTCGATGCAGCAGGGTGCCATGAATATTATCGGTAAGCGATACGGTGATTTTTGGCTTACCATCGTAGGAGAGGTTCCTTCCGCAGCGATCCGGCAAGTCGCCAATTCGATTGAATTCAAATCTAAATAG
- a CDS encoding DegQ family serine endoprotease: MKTISFVRSFLLVALTGAFGSLLSPANNMLIGQAHAAPVTVPADFADLAERTGPAVVNIRTTERVRQGQGMPGGDDEEMQEFFRRFFGIPMPRQQQPERAPRNRRQAPPSQEEEVPRGVGSGFIISADGFVLTNAHVVEGADEVYVTLTDKREFKAKIIGVDKRTDVAVVKIDGKDLPRLTMGDPNKLRVGEWVIAIGSPFGLDNTVTAGIISAKARDTGEYLPLIQTDVAVNPGNSGGPLINMRGEVVGINSQIYSRSGGYMGISFAVPIDEAVRVADQLRTTGKVTRGRIGVQIGEVTKDVAETLGLARAQGALIQRVEPGGPAEKGGLEAGDIILKYNGTPIEKSTDLPRLVGATKPGTRATLNIWRKGASRDIALTVAELEPEKAAKKEERQPRAEQAANALGLVVSDLTEAQKRELKIEGGVIVDESEGAAARVGLRSGDIVLRLNNTDVKDAKQFNTLVAKLDPKKTAVLLVRRGEASQFVPIRPANGR, translated from the coding sequence ATGAAAACAATCTCCTTTGTCCGAAGTTTCCTGCTGGTGGCGCTGACCGGCGCGTTCGGCTCACTGCTGTCGCCAGCGAATAACATGCTTATCGGCCAGGCTCACGCAGCACCGGTCACCGTTCCGGCGGATTTTGCAGATCTCGCCGAGCGAACCGGCCCGGCGGTTGTGAATATTCGCACGACTGAGCGAGTCAGGCAGGGGCAAGGCATGCCAGGCGGCGACGATGAGGAGATGCAGGAATTCTTCCGCCGTTTCTTTGGAATCCCCATGCCGCGGCAGCAACAGCCTGAACGCGCGCCGCGCAATCGCCGCCAAGCGCCGCCTTCACAGGAGGAGGAGGTGCCGCGCGGAGTTGGCTCGGGCTTCATCATTTCTGCGGATGGCTTTGTGCTTACCAATGCGCATGTGGTGGAGGGCGCGGACGAGGTTTATGTGACGCTTACGGACAAGCGTGAATTCAAGGCCAAGATTATCGGGGTCGACAAGCGGACTGATGTGGCGGTCGTCAAGATCGATGGTAAGGATCTCCCTCGTCTGACCATGGGAGATCCAAACAAGTTGCGCGTCGGCGAATGGGTCATTGCGATCGGTTCGCCGTTTGGCCTTGATAATACGGTCACTGCTGGCATCATTTCGGCCAAGGCGCGCGATACTGGTGAATATCTGCCGTTGATTCAGACCGATGTCGCGGTTAATCCCGGAAATTCGGGCGGCCCCTTGATCAACATGCGAGGCGAAGTCGTCGGCATCAATTCTCAAATCTATAGCCGCTCGGGTGGCTATATGGGAATTTCGTTTGCGGTGCCGATCGACGAGGCAGTGCGCGTGGCCGACCAGTTGCGAACCACAGGCAAGGTTACGCGCGGCAGGATTGGCGTCCAGATCGGCGAAGTCACCAAGGATGTCGCGGAAACGCTTGGCTTGGCGCGTGCGCAAGGCGCGCTCATCCAGCGTGTCGAGCCTGGCGGACCGGCCGAAAAAGGCGGGTTGGAGGCGGGAGATATTATTCTCAAGTACAACGGTACACCGATTGAGAAATCGACCGATCTACCTCGCTTGGTGGGGGCGACTAAACCTGGTACCCGGGCGACATTGAATATCTGGCGCAAAGGCGCAAGCCGCGATATTGCGCTGACTGTCGCTGAACTCGAACCGGAGAAGGCTGCGAAGAAAGAAGAGCGCCAGCCAAGGGCCGAACAGGCCGCCAATGCGCTCGGGCTGGTTGTTAGTGACCTGACCGAGGCGCAGAAGAGGGAGCTCAAGATCGAGGGGGGCGTCATTGTCGATGAATCCGAAGGCGCGGCAGCGCGGGTCGGATTGCGTTCAGGCGACATCGTCTTGCGCCTGAATAACACCGATGTGAAGGACGCCAAGCAGTTCAATACTCTGGTTGCGAAACTCGATCCGAAAAAGACGGCCGTCCTGCTAGTGCGGCGCGGCGAGGCGTCGCAATTCGTCCCGATTCGACCCGCCAACGGGCGCTGA
- a CDS encoding glutaredoxin family protein, translating into MDFPTHFVLYSRSYCHLCEDMLEALQALSGDYPFSVEVLDIDSDDTLVAQFDELVPVLFGQKKGASIVQLCHYFLDERKVREFLSQS; encoded by the coding sequence ATGGATTTCCCCACACATTTCGTTCTTTATTCCAGATCCTATTGTCACCTTTGCGAGGATATGTTGGAGGCGCTGCAGGCATTGAGTGGCGACTATCCCTTTTCTGTCGAGGTTCTCGACATTGATAGCGACGATACACTTGTTGCCCAGTTCGACGAACTGGTGCCAGTGTTGTTCGGTCAAAAAAAGGGGGCGAGTATTGTGCAGTTATGTCACTACTTTCTTGATGAACGGAAAGTCAGGGAGTTTCTGTCGCAAAGCTGA
- the lepA gene encoding translation elongation factor 4 — MDNIRNFSIIAHIDHGKSTLADRIIQLCGGLSDREMEAQVLDSMDLERERGITIKAQTAALNYKARDGKVYNLNLIDTPGHVDFSYEVSRSLSACEGALLVVDASQGVEAQTVANCYTALDLNVEVVPVLNKIDLPSANPDNAIEEIEDVIGIEASDAVRCSAKTGLGVEDVLEALIVKVPPPKGDPDAPLQALIIDSWFDNYVGVVMLVRIVNGTLRPKDKISLMATGAQYLAESVGVFTPKSQARETLSAGQVGFVIAGIKELKAARVGDTITLAAKPAAQPLPGFKEVQPQVFAGLFPVEANQYDALRESLEKLKLNDAALQYEPEVSQALGFGFRCGFLGLLHMEIVQERLEREFDMDLITTAPTVVYEVVQRDGTVIMVDNPSKMPDPSKIEEIREPIVTVNLYMPQEYVGSVITLCTQKRGVQINMTYHGKQVMLTYEMPMAEIVLDFFDKLKSTSRGYASMDYEFKEYRAADVVKVDMLINGDKVDALAIIVHRSSSQYRGRAVAAKMRELIPRQMFDVAIQAAIGSNIIARENVKAMRKNVLAKCYGGDISRKRKLLEKQKAGKKRMKQVGSVEVPQEAFLAILQVEDK, encoded by the coding sequence ATGGACAACATTCGCAATTTTTCCATCATTGCCCATATTGATCACGGCAAATCAACGCTGGCCGATCGCATCATTCAACTATGCGGAGGCCTTTCCGACCGCGAGATGGAAGCGCAAGTCCTGGACTCGATGGATCTGGAGCGCGAGCGCGGCATCACGATCAAGGCGCAAACCGCGGCATTGAACTACAAGGCGCGCGACGGCAAGGTCTACAATCTGAATTTGATCGACACGCCTGGCCATGTCGACTTCAGCTATGAAGTGAGCCGGTCTTTGTCAGCCTGCGAAGGTGCGTTGCTGGTAGTTGATGCTTCGCAGGGCGTGGAAGCGCAAACCGTCGCCAACTGCTATACCGCCCTCGACCTAAATGTTGAGGTCGTGCCGGTGCTGAACAAGATCGACTTGCCTTCTGCTAACCCTGACAACGCAATCGAGGAGATCGAAGACGTCATTGGCATAGAAGCAAGTGACGCGGTACGTTGCTCCGCAAAAACCGGTCTGGGTGTCGAGGATGTGCTGGAAGCCTTGATTGTCAAGGTGCCCCCGCCCAAGGGCGATCCAGATGCGCCGCTGCAGGCATTGATCATCGATTCCTGGTTCGATAATTACGTCGGCGTGGTGATGCTGGTGCGTATCGTCAATGGGACGTTGCGCCCGAAGGACAAGATCTCCCTGATGGCAACCGGCGCCCAATATCTGGCCGAGAGCGTCGGTGTGTTTACGCCGAAATCGCAGGCGCGCGAAACACTGTCAGCCGGGCAGGTGGGCTTTGTGATTGCGGGTATCAAGGAGTTGAAAGCGGCGCGCGTGGGCGACACCATCACGCTGGCAGCCAAGCCCGCCGCACAACCGCTTCCCGGCTTCAAGGAAGTGCAGCCGCAGGTGTTTGCCGGCCTGTTCCCGGTCGAAGCGAACCAGTACGATGCGCTACGCGAGTCGCTGGAGAAGCTGAAACTGAACGACGCTGCGCTGCAGTACGAGCCGGAAGTGTCCCAGGCGCTCGGTTTCGGTTTCCGCTGCGGCTTCCTCGGCTTGCTGCATATGGAGATCGTGCAGGAACGACTCGAGCGCGAGTTCGACATGGACTTGATCACCACTGCGCCGACCGTGGTGTATGAAGTCGTGCAGCGCGACGGTACTGTCATCATGGTCGATAATCCGTCCAAGATGCCGGATCCGTCCAAGATCGAAGAAATCCGCGAGCCGATTGTCACCGTCAATCTCTACATGCCGCAGGAGTACGTAGGTTCGGTGATCACGTTGTGCACCCAGAAGCGTGGTGTGCAGATCAACATGACCTACCATGGCAAGCAGGTGATGCTGACCTATGAAATGCCGATGGCGGAGATCGTGCTCGATTTCTTCGACAAGCTCAAGTCCACCTCTCGCGGTTATGCATCGATGGATTACGAGTTCAAGGAGTATCGCGCCGCCGACGTAGTCAAGGTCGACATGCTGATCAACGGCGACAAGGTCGATGCCCTCGCCATCATTGTGCACCGCTCCAGCAGTCAGTACCGTGGGCGAGCGGTGGCGGCCAAGATGCGTGAACTGATTCCGCGCCAGATGTTCGATGTCGCGATCCAAGCGGCGATCGGCTCCAATATCATTGCGCGTGAAAACGTCAAGGCGATGCGCAAGAACGTGCTGGCCAAGTGCTACGGCGGCGATATCTCCCGCAAGCGCAAGCTCCTCGAAAAACAAAAAGCCGGCAAGAAGCGCATGAAACAGGTGGGTTCCGTGGAGGTGCCGCAAGAGGCATTTTTGGCGATTTTACAAGTGGAAGATAAATGA
- the lepB gene encoding signal peptidase I → MSLQAILGNFALILFILTIVTGVIWALDVFHFAKQRRAKADAALAEYDARQAKLKQEGIKADDSGRARLEAEILRQPTWIEYSGSFFPVIALVFVLRSFLYEPFKIPSSSMVPTLVIGDLILVNKYTYGIRLPIINKKIIEINNPQRGDVMVFKYPKDPSLDYIKRVIGVPGDKIVYKNKRLTVNGKEVSYAPLSDYLDEEHLTYSKQFLEKLPGATHRILNDERAPAYVQNPDPFPMRELCSYNLEGFACSVPAGHYFMMGDNRDNSLDSRYWGFVPDENIVGKAFFVWMNLGDFRRIGSFK, encoded by the coding sequence ATGAGTTTGCAAGCAATCCTTGGTAACTTTGCATTAATCCTTTTTATTCTCACCATTGTAACCGGCGTTATCTGGGCTCTCGACGTCTTTCACTTTGCCAAGCAGCGACGTGCTAAGGCGGACGCCGCGCTGGCGGAGTACGATGCGCGCCAGGCAAAGCTGAAGCAGGAGGGGATCAAGGCCGACGACAGCGGTCGTGCGCGACTGGAAGCGGAAATTCTCAGGCAGCCGACCTGGATCGAATACTCGGGCAGCTTTTTCCCGGTCATTGCGCTCGTATTTGTCCTGCGCTCCTTCCTGTATGAGCCATTCAAGATTCCGTCCAGTTCGATGGTGCCGACGCTGGTGATCGGCGACCTGATTCTCGTGAACAAATACACTTACGGAATTCGCTTGCCGATCATCAACAAGAAAATCATTGAGATCAACAACCCCCAGCGTGGCGACGTCATGGTTTTCAAGTACCCGAAAGATCCGTCGCTGGATTACATCAAACGTGTAATTGGTGTGCCGGGTGATAAAATAGTCTATAAAAACAAGCGGTTAACAGTAAATGGTAAAGAAGTGTCTTATGCGCCATTGTCTGATTACCTGGATGAGGAGCATCTGACTTACTCCAAGCAATTCCTGGAAAAATTGCCTGGAGCGACACATAGGATTCTGAACGACGAACGTGCGCCGGCCTATGTGCAGAATCCGGATCCATTTCCGATGCGCGAGCTATGCAGCTACAATCTGGAAGGATTTGCCTGCTCGGTCCCCGCTGGACATTACTTCATGATGGGAGATAATCGGGATAACAGTCTCGACAGCCGCTATTGGGGATTCGTGCCCGATGAAAATATTGTGGGAAAGGCATTTTTTGTTTGGATGAATCTGGGCGATTTCAGACGCATCGGCAGTTTTAAATAA